The proteins below are encoded in one region of Ferruginibacter lapsinanis:
- the gatC gene encoding Asp-tRNA(Asn)/Glu-tRNA(Gln) amidotransferase subunit GatC: MEVNDTLVDKVARLARLQYNSAEKESIKTDLKRMIEFVEKLNELDTTGVAPLLHMSDNINILREDEVKGSIERTEGLKNAPVHDEQFFKVPKVIKK; the protein is encoded by the coding sequence ATGGAAGTAAATGACACACTGGTAGATAAAGTTGCCCGTTTAGCAAGGCTACAGTACAACAGCGCTGAAAAAGAATCCATTAAAACTGATCTGAAGCGCATGATAGAATTTGTTGAAAAACTGAATGAGCTAGACACCACTGGCGTAGCTCCTCTTTTGCACATGAGCGACAATATCAATATTCTCAGAGAGGACGAGGTTAAAGGAAGTATTGAAAGAACCGAGGGATTAAAAAATGCCCCGGTGCATGATGAACAGTTTTTTAAAGTTCCAAAAGTGATAAAAAAATAG
- a CDS encoding ABC transporter ATP-binding protein: MSGIIHLENICKSYFLGKQELQVLKGINMDIMKNEYVALMGPSGSGKSTLMNILGCLDSPTGGKYILNGHDVSSMHDDDLAEIRNKEIGFVFQQFNLLPRLTAAENVALPLIYSGIPKKERQERAMEVLLKVKLDDRALHKPNELSGGQCQRVAIARALINNPAIILADEPTGNLDSKTSYEIMEILEKIHDDGNTVVLVTHEEDISGFAHRVIRLRDGIIESDKINSHPTLIAQPVP; encoded by the coding sequence ATGAGCGGCATTATTCATTTAGAAAATATCTGTAAAAGCTACTTTTTAGGAAAGCAGGAACTGCAAGTACTGAAGGGTATCAATATGGATATTATGAAGAACGAGTATGTAGCATTGATGGGACCAAGCGGCTCCGGCAAATCGACCCTGATGAATATTTTGGGTTGTCTCGATTCTCCCACTGGTGGCAAGTATATCTTGAATGGGCATGATGTAAGTAGTATGCATGATGATGATCTGGCAGAAATAAGAAATAAAGAAATCGGTTTTGTATTTCAGCAATTCAATTTGTTACCTAGATTAACTGCTGCGGAAAATGTGGCCTTACCCCTTATCTACAGTGGTATACCAAAAAAAGAGAGACAGGAAAGAGCCATGGAAGTACTGTTAAAAGTTAAGCTGGATGACAGAGCTTTACATAAGCCTAACGAATTAAGCGGTGGACAATGTCAACGTGTTGCAATTGCCAGAGCACTTATCAATAATCCTGCAATTATCTTGGCAGATGAACCTACCGGAAATCTTGATTCTAAAACATCTTATGAAATTATGGAAATACTTGAAAAGATCCATGATGATGGCAACACCGTAGTGTTGGTAACGCATGAAGAGGATATTTCGGGGTTTGCTCACAGAGTAATAAGACTGAGAGATGGTATCATTGAAAGTGATAAAATAAACAGCCACCCTACCCTAATCGCACAACCAGTTCCTTAG
- a CDS encoding deoxynucleoside kinase, with protein MAKAKKPKHIAVAGNIGAGKTTLTEMLSKHYKWIPQFEDVDHNPYLNDFYEDMPRWSFNLQIFFLNSRLNQLLDIHRGTETVIQDRTIYEDANIFAPNLHDMGLMGKRDFDNYYKFFETLKSMVQPPDLLIYLKASVPTLVAQIQKRGREYEENIRLDYLKKLNDYYNNWIDNYKEGQLLIVDADVNKFADNEEDLGKIISSIDSKLFGLF; from the coding sequence ATGGCAAAAGCAAAAAAACCAAAGCACATTGCAGTAGCAGGAAATATCGGAGCAGGTAAAACTACCTTGACCGAAATGTTGAGCAAGCATTATAAGTGGATACCGCAGTTCGAAGATGTTGACCATAATCCTTACCTGAATGATTTTTATGAGGATATGCCCAGATGGAGTTTCAATCTGCAAATATTCTTTTTAAATAGCCGCCTGAATCAATTGCTCGACATTCATCGTGGTACCGAAACCGTTATACAAGACAGAACGATTTATGAGGATGCAAATATTTTTGCTCCTAACCTTCATGATATGGGGTTGATGGGCAAAAGAGATTTTGATAATTATTATAAGTTTTTCGAAACGTTAAAATCGATGGTGCAGCCTCCGGATCTGTTGATCTACCTGAAAGCATCTGTACCTACCTTGGTAGCGCAGATACAAAAAAGAGGTAGAGAATATGAAGAAAATATCCGCTTGGATTATCTTAAAAAATTGAATGATTACTACAATAACTGGATAGATAATTATAAAGAAGGACAATTACTGATAGTAGATGCTGATGTAAATAAATTTGCAGATAATGAAGAAGATCTGGGAAAGATCATTAGCAGTATAGATTCTAAACTATTTGGTTTATTCTAG
- the infC gene encoding translation initiation factor IF-3 produces MAFPPRPPRGTFNPRFKKEQQQEHRTNHMIRVPEVRLVGDNVEPGVYPTPDALNMAKELELDLVEISPGAVPPVCKIIDYNKFLYDEKKKKKEIKAKSKTSEVKEVRFTPNTDDHDFEFKCKHAEKFLQDGNKVKAHVQFKGRAIMFKERGELLLLKFADRLKDVGALEGLPKMEGKRMQVMFAPKSQKKK; encoded by the coding sequence ATGGCATTTCCTCCAAGACCACCCAGGGGCACTTTTAACCCCCGTTTTAAAAAAGAACAACAACAAGAGCATCGTACCAATCACATGATCAGAGTACCTGAGGTACGGTTAGTCGGCGATAATGTAGAGCCGGGAGTTTATCCTACACCTGATGCATTAAATATGGCAAAGGAGTTGGAATTAGATCTGGTAGAAATTTCTCCGGGTGCTGTTCCTCCGGTGTGTAAGATTATTGATTACAATAAATTTTTGTACGACGAAAAAAAGAAGAAGAAAGAAATAAAAGCAAAATCAAAAACCAGTGAGGTTAAAGAAGTTCGCTTTACACCGAATACGGATGATCACGATTTCGAATTCAAATGTAAGCATGCTGAAAAATTCTTACAAGATGGTAATAAAGTAAAAGCTCACGTACAATTTAAAGGACGTGCTATCATGTTCAAAGAAAGAGGAGAATTACTTTTATTGAAATTTGCCGATAGATTAAAGGATGTAGGCGCTTTGGAAGGATTACCTAAAATGGAAGGAAAAAGAATGCAGGTAATGTTTGCACCAAAAAGTCAGAAGAAAAAATAA
- a CDS encoding response regulator transcription factor: METIKVAIADDHKLFRKGVILSMRSYTNIQFVMEAENGNELLEKITEADPDIVLCDLKMPVKDGIEVTKSLAKTHPHIRVLILTMYEDEHFIGHLMDCGAAGYLLKNTDSAEIKKAIMDVKRTGYYLSSFVNRVLVKKNYSKQKFNANLSSEVVISEKEKEVITLVCMEFTATEIAQKMNISARTVEAIKDRLMERFGVKNSVGLVFYAMKHQLID; encoded by the coding sequence ATGGAAACAATAAAAGTAGCAATAGCAGACGATCACAAACTGTTCAGGAAGGGTGTAATACTTTCTATGCGTTCCTATACCAATATCCAATTTGTAATGGAAGCCGAAAATGGCAATGAGCTTTTAGAGAAAATAACCGAAGCCGATCCCGACATTGTTTTATGTGATTTAAAAATGCCTGTAAAAGACGGTATTGAAGTTACCAAAAGCCTGGCCAAAACACATCCCCACATAAGAGTACTGATACTTACTATGTATGAAGATGAACATTTCATCGGGCACTTAATGGATTGTGGTGCAGCAGGATATTTATTAAAAAATACAGACTCTGCAGAGATAAAAAAAGCTATCATGGATGTTAAACGCACGGGCTATTATCTAAGCTCGTTTGTGAACAGGGTGTTGGTAAAGAAGAATTACAGCAAACAAAAATTCAATGCTAATCTCAGTTCAGAAGTGGTGATCAGTGAAAAAGAAAAAGAGGTAATTACCCTGGTATGTATGGAATTTACAGCAACTGAGATTGCTCAGAAAATGAATATAAGTGCCAGGACAGTTGAAGCAATAAAAGACAGATTAATGGAAAGATTCGGTGTAAAAAACTCCGTAGGCTTAGTGTTTTATGCGATGAAACATCAATTGATAGATTAG
- the trpS gene encoding tryptophan--tRNA ligase translates to MSGKKEIVMSGIRPTGFLHLGNYFGAIRNYVRMQEDFDCYFMVADLHSLTTHPDTKQLKANVHRVLAENIACGLDPDKVALYCQSHVYETSELYLYLNMLAYKGELEKTTTFKDKVRQNPENVNAGLLTYPVLQAADIILHRAKYVPVGKDQEQHLEMARNYVNRFNHRYGKVFPEPLAFNYGSNLVKVPSLDGTGKMSKSENQNATLYLADEDDVIRKKVMKAKTDAGPAEPNTPKPDYIENIFDLMRLVSSEEVIGKFEQDYNSCAIRYGDMKKQLAEDMVNFISPIRNKVNAILNDEKYLRLVMEQGAEKARISAKATMLLVREVMGLNYF, encoded by the coding sequence ATGAGTGGGAAAAAAGAAATAGTAATGAGTGGGATACGCCCCACCGGTTTTTTGCATTTGGGTAACTACTTTGGTGCAATACGTAATTATGTACGTATGCAGGAAGATTTTGATTGCTACTTTATGGTAGCAGATCTGCATTCGTTGACTACACATCCAGATACAAAGCAACTGAAAGCCAATGTACACAGGGTTTTGGCAGAAAATATAGCCTGTGGTCTTGATCCGGACAAGGTAGCATTATATTGCCAGAGTCATGTCTATGAAACATCAGAATTGTATCTGTATTTGAATATGCTGGCTTATAAAGGAGAGTTGGAAAAAACTACCACGTTTAAAGATAAAGTGCGGCAAAATCCAGAAAACGTAAATGCAGGGTTATTGACTTATCCGGTATTACAAGCAGCTGATATTATCCTTCACAGAGCCAAATATGTGCCCGTAGGGAAAGATCAGGAACAGCACCTGGAAATGGCTAGAAATTATGTCAATCGTTTTAATCATCGTTATGGGAAGGTATTTCCCGAGCCTTTGGCATTCAATTATGGCAGTAATCTGGTGAAAGTGCCTAGTCTGGATGGAACTGGTAAAATGAGTAAAAGTGAGAATCAAAATGCTACTTTATATTTGGCGGATGAAGATGATGTGATCAGAAAAAAAGTGATGAAAGCCAAAACAGATGCAGGCCCGGCAGAGCCAAATACGCCCAAGCCTGACTATATCGAAAACATTTTTGATCTGATGCGATTAGTTAGCTCAGAAGAAGTGATCGGTAAGTTTGAACAGGATTATAATAGCTGTGCCATTCGTTATGGCGATATGAAGAAGCAATTAGCAGAAGATATGGTCAATTTTATATCTCCTATCAGAAACAAAGTGAATGCCATTTTAAACGACGAAAAGTACTTGCGGCTGGTAATGGAGCAAGGAGCAGAAAAAGCCCGTATCAGTGCAAAAGCGACCATGCTGTTGGTGAGAGAGGTAATGGGGTTGAACTATTTTTAG
- a CDS encoding ABC transporter ATP-binding protein, with protein MLSATGIFKNYGKLPVLQGVDISIAKGEVVSIVGSSGAGKSTLLHILGSLDKPDRGQIMLNNQRTDNLSGKKLAAFRNRHIGFVFQFHHLLPEFSALENVCIPGWIAGKKKKEVEQRAIELLTTLGLADRIENKPQQLSGGEQQRVAVARALINNPSIIMADEPTGNLDSKNAKELHHLFIDLRKQFDQTFLIVTHNEELAQMSDRILHMKDGKII; from the coding sequence ATGCTATCTGCTACAGGAATATTTAAAAATTATGGCAAATTGCCTGTTTTACAAGGAGTTGACATTAGTATTGCCAAAGGAGAGGTAGTGAGTATTGTTGGCTCTTCAGGTGCCGGCAAAAGCACACTGCTACACATTTTGGGTAGTTTGGATAAGCCGGACAGAGGACAAATTATGCTCAATAATCAACGTACTGATAATCTCTCAGGTAAGAAATTGGCGGCTTTTAGGAACAGGCATATTGGTTTCGTCTTTCAATTTCACCACTTGTTACCTGAGTTTTCTGCACTCGAAAATGTTTGTATCCCTGGTTGGATCGCCGGAAAAAAGAAAAAAGAGGTGGAGCAAAGAGCTATCGAATTGTTAACAACTTTAGGATTGGCCGACAGAATTGAAAATAAACCACAACAACTTTCAGGAGGCGAACAACAACGTGTGGCAGTAGCCCGTGCCTTAATAAATAATCCATCCATCATTATGGCGGATGAACCCACGGGTAATTTAGATAGTAAGAATGCAAAAGAATTGCATCATCTTTTTATTGACCTGAGAAAACAATTCGATCAAACTTTTTTAATTGTAACACACAATGAAGAGTTGGCTCAAATGAGTGATAGGATTTTGCATATGAAAGATGGAAAAATAATTTGA
- a CDS encoding sensor histidine kinase, whose protein sequence is MIFLQATTNAPGVNYVMLLGTAVMLCLVLGIVFFVILHQRKVIRFNNQLKKLEDDKQQILLNASIKFQEEERNRIAADLHDDVGPLLATARLYLNENLINLDPASQLQSIFSAKQIIDDAIQLIRNISHSMMPPTLKNFGLESAIGDLFQKINGSGTINASSRFHDYRTRLKLEQELLIFRIVQELINNIIKHSNAGFIHLTQNANATHTYLRLHHDGQGIVQTEFDRLNQYSTGLGLKNIASRIKVLNGRIFFEIDPSHTYYKVTLEIPKESTL, encoded by the coding sequence ATGATTTTTTTACAAGCTACAACGAATGCTCCCGGTGTGAATTATGTGATGCTTTTAGGTACTGCTGTAATGCTTTGCTTGGTGTTGGGCATAGTCTTTTTTGTTATTCTGCATCAAAGAAAGGTGATCAGGTTCAATAACCAATTAAAAAAACTAGAGGATGATAAACAACAGATATTGTTAAATGCCTCAATAAAGTTCCAGGAAGAAGAACGCAATCGTATTGCTGCAGATCTGCATGATGATGTAGGGCCATTGTTAGCTACCGCCAGATTGTACTTAAATGAGAATCTTATCAATTTAGATCCTGCATCTCAATTACAATCTATTTTCAGTGCAAAACAAATTATTGACGACGCTATTCAGCTGATCCGTAACATCAGCCATAGTATGATGCCTCCCACTCTTAAAAATTTCGGATTAGAAAGTGCAATAGGTGATCTGTTTCAGAAAATTAATGGCAGTGGTACTATTAATGCCAGCAGCCGGTTTCATGACTACAGAACCAGGTTGAAGCTTGAACAGGAGTTGTTGATCTTCAGGATAGTGCAGGAATTGATCAACAATATCATTAAACACAGTAATGCCGGCTTTATACATCTTACACAAAATGCCAATGCAACACATACCTATCTCCGACTACATCATGACGGACAAGGTATTGTACAAACTGAGTTCGACAGACTGAACCAGTACTCTACGGGACTTGGATTGAAAAATATTGCCAGCAGAATTAAAGTGCTGAATGGCCGGATATTTTTCGAAATAGACCCAAGCCATACATACTATAAAGTAACTTTGGAAATTCCTAAGGAGTCTACCTTATAA
- a CDS encoding cob(I)yrinic acid a,c-diamide adenosyltransferase, with protein sequence MALKIYTKTGDLGKTSLIGGTKVSKSHLRIESYGTIDELNSYIGLVSDYIIDEHTKTILKEIQDRLFTVGSSLACDPDKEPSMKIPDLKETDIVLLENEIDKMNEVLAPMKFFILPGGHIAVSTAHVARCVCRRAERLCVNMQEHELFVDPLVIKYINRLSDYLFVLARYIGHLLNVPEVAWKPRTD encoded by the coding sequence ATGGCACTGAAAATATATACAAAAACCGGCGACCTTGGTAAGACAAGTTTGATCGGAGGCACTAAAGTATCCAAAAGTCATTTACGTATTGAAAGCTATGGCACCATAGACGAGCTCAATTCATATATTGGATTGGTTAGTGACTATATAATTGACGAGCACACTAAAACCATATTAAAAGAGATACAGGATCGTTTATTTACCGTAGGCTCATCATTAGCATGTGATCCTGATAAAGAGCCATCGATGAAGATACCTGATCTAAAAGAAACAGATATTGTTTTATTGGAAAATGAAATTGATAAAATGAATGAAGTATTGGCTCCGATGAAATTTTTTATTCTACCAGGAGGTCATATCGCTGTCTCTACTGCACATGTTGCCCGTTGCGTATGCAGGCGTGCCGAAAGGCTTTGTGTTAATATGCAGGAGCATGAATTGTTTGTAGATCCGTTAGTAATTAAATACATCAACCGCTTAAGTGATTATCTTTTTGTGTTGGCAAGATATATCGGGCATTTACTGAATGTACCTGAAGTAGCGTGGAAACCGAGAACTGATTAG
- a CDS encoding DUF2795 domain-containing protein: MFWTLELASHLEDAPWPATKDELIDFSIRSGAPIEVIENLQELEDEGEIYEGLEDIWPDYPSQEDFFFNEDEY; the protein is encoded by the coding sequence ATGTTTTGGACTTTAGAATTAGCCTCTCATTTAGAAGATGCCCCTTGGCCGGCAACAAAAGATGAATTGATAGATTTTTCTATTCGTAGTGGTGCTCCCATCGAAGTAATTGAAAATCTTCAGGAGTTAGAAGACGAGGGTGAGATATACGAAGGACTGGAAGATATCTGGCCCGATTACCCTAGTCAGGAAGACTTCTTTTTTAATGAAGATGAATATTAA